One Amaranthus tricolor cultivar Red isolate AtriRed21 chromosome 10, ASM2621246v1, whole genome shotgun sequence genomic window carries:
- the LOC130825377 gene encoding uncharacterized protein LOC130825377 isoform X3: MVMSDSERSYDEVRDSMWENEASDDEAGKTLSDNGSPGDEPLSKKPKLASDLNEVTIDEHLEAIEEAALKELILDTCGNFLVGCKELPGQLYDSLIEGLTTLVYLLYAKEDLYRMGSSRMVIDQQNKFWEELAPIGEKNESVFEFCKWIFYKKVDPERYSLLTEHDLGTMVSRYSSLSYKKPYTYYRVEENMKSTIDDDILKAIRKVKLCPRLSVDQYTYVLIEMFTDRDMKCQEFLIAKAVEIIDIETLYSLDAHSLSFIIEWPDSKRSPHEEFDSLLKFHLFNITLWRKRMVKENVDDATFPFTYLLVHWNNIMPLRGHFDYFIEVAELRRKAEGTRFINRDHFMWAFRERGYELPSMFMDIAASRNADDKADQPPYHIYLTAVALSKAGQEPLQFEHLAFAVVFSNSFGFSNEEVKKMKVDFQAFKTALSNHGVSVPKDRSAFKTKSYFYD, from the exons ATG GTGATGTCAGACAGCGAAAGATCATACGATGAAGTTCGGGACAGCATGTGGGAAAACGAAGCTTCAGATGATGAAGCTGGGAAGACGTTGTCGGACAACGGAAGTCCAGGCGATGAACCTTTGTCGAAGAAGCCAAAACTTGCT AGCGACCTTAATGAAGTCACTATTGATGAGCATTTGGAAGCAATTGAGGAAGCTGCTTTAAAAGAGTTAATCTTGGATACTTGCGGAAATTTTCTGGTTGGTTGCAAGGAATTACCTGGTCAACTTTATGATAGTCTGATTGAAGGACTTACCACTCTTGTTTACCTGTTGTATGCCAAG GAGGATTTATACCGGATGGGAAGTTCTCGCATGGTTATTGATCAACAAAACAAGTTTTGGGAAGAACTTGCACCTATAGGAGAgaag aATGAATCAGTTTTTGAGTTTTGCAAGTGGATTTTCTATAAAAAGGTTGACCCGGAAAGATACTCTTTGTTGACCGAACATGATCTTGGCACAATGGTTTCG CGTTATAGCAGTCTCTCATATAAGAAGCCTTATACG TATTATCGCGTCGAGGAAAATATGAAG AGTACTATTGATGATGACATTCTGAAAGCAATCAGAAAAGTAAAGCTTTGTCCAAGATTATCG GTTGATCAATATACATATGTACTGATAGAGATGTTTACGGATCGTGATATGAAATGTCAAGAGTTTTTGATCGCCAAAGCTGTGGAGATAATTGATATTGAAACCTTGTACAGCTTAGATGCTCATTCACTGTCTTTTATTATTGAGTGGCCAGACTCAAAGAGGTCTCCCCATGAAGAGTTTGACAGCCTTCTTAAATTTCACTTATTCAACATTACTCTATGGAGAAAAAGAATG GTCAAAGAAAATGTGGATGATGCGACTTTTccttttacttatttattgGTGCATTGGAACAACATAATGCCTCTGCGCGGGCATTTTGATTACTTTATTGAAGTTGCTGAACTTCGTCGTAAGGCTGAAGGGACTCGTTTTATCAACAGGGATCATTTCATGTGGGCCTTTCGTGAGAGAGGATATG AGCTCCCTAGTATGTTTATGGATATTGCAGCCTCTAGAAATGCTGATGATAAAGCTGATCAACCTCCTTATCACATATATTTGACTGCAGTTGCGTTGTCAAAGGCTG GTCAAGAGCCCCTTCAATTTGAACATCTTGCCTTTGCGGTGGTTTTCAGCAATTCTTTTGGCTTTTCTAATGAGGAG GTGAAAAAAATGAAAGTCGACTTCCAAGCTTTCAAGACTG CTTTAAGTAACCATGGTGTGAGTGTCCCAAAGGATCGGTCTGCATTCAAAACCAAGTCTTATTTTTATGACTAG
- the LOC130825377 gene encoding uncharacterized protein LOC130825377 isoform X4 gives MVMSDSERSYDEVRDSMWENEASDDEAGKTLSDNGSPGDEPLSKKPKLASDLNEVTIDEHLEAIEEAALKELILDTCGNFLVGCKELPGQLYDSLIEGLTTLVYLLYAKEDLYRMGSSRMVIDQQNKFWEELAPIGEKNESVFEFCKWIFYKKVDPERYSLLTEHDLGTMVSRYSSLSYKKPYTYYRVEENMKSTIDDDILKAIRKVKLCPRLSVDQYTYVLIEMFTDRDMKCQEFLIAKAVEIIDIETLYSLDAHSLSFIIEWPDSKRSPHEEFDSLLKFHLFNITLWRKRMVKENVDDATFPFTYLLVHWNNIMPLRGHFDYFIEVAELRRKAEGTRFINRDHFMWAFRERGYELPSMFMDIAASRNADDKADQPPYHIYLTAVALSKAGQEPLQFEHLAFAVVFSNSFGFSNEEL, from the exons ATG GTGATGTCAGACAGCGAAAGATCATACGATGAAGTTCGGGACAGCATGTGGGAAAACGAAGCTTCAGATGATGAAGCTGGGAAGACGTTGTCGGACAACGGAAGTCCAGGCGATGAACCTTTGTCGAAGAAGCCAAAACTTGCT AGCGACCTTAATGAAGTCACTATTGATGAGCATTTGGAAGCAATTGAGGAAGCTGCTTTAAAAGAGTTAATCTTGGATACTTGCGGAAATTTTCTGGTTGGTTGCAAGGAATTACCTGGTCAACTTTATGATAGTCTGATTGAAGGACTTACCACTCTTGTTTACCTGTTGTATGCCAAG GAGGATTTATACCGGATGGGAAGTTCTCGCATGGTTATTGATCAACAAAACAAGTTTTGGGAAGAACTTGCACCTATAGGAGAgaag aATGAATCAGTTTTTGAGTTTTGCAAGTGGATTTTCTATAAAAAGGTTGACCCGGAAAGATACTCTTTGTTGACCGAACATGATCTTGGCACAATGGTTTCG CGTTATAGCAGTCTCTCATATAAGAAGCCTTATACG TATTATCGCGTCGAGGAAAATATGAAG AGTACTATTGATGATGACATTCTGAAAGCAATCAGAAAAGTAAAGCTTTGTCCAAGATTATCG GTTGATCAATATACATATGTACTGATAGAGATGTTTACGGATCGTGATATGAAATGTCAAGAGTTTTTGATCGCCAAAGCTGTGGAGATAATTGATATTGAAACCTTGTACAGCTTAGATGCTCATTCACTGTCTTTTATTATTGAGTGGCCAGACTCAAAGAGGTCTCCCCATGAAGAGTTTGACAGCCTTCTTAAATTTCACTTATTCAACATTACTCTATGGAGAAAAAGAATG GTCAAAGAAAATGTGGATGATGCGACTTTTccttttacttatttattgGTGCATTGGAACAACATAATGCCTCTGCGCGGGCATTTTGATTACTTTATTGAAGTTGCTGAACTTCGTCGTAAGGCTGAAGGGACTCGTTTTATCAACAGGGATCATTTCATGTGGGCCTTTCGTGAGAGAGGATATG AGCTCCCTAGTATGTTTATGGATATTGCAGCCTCTAGAAATGCTGATGATAAAGCTGATCAACCTCCTTATCACATATATTTGACTGCAGTTGCGTTGTCAAAGGCTG GTCAAGAGCCCCTTCAATTTGAACATCTTGCCTTTGCGGTGGTTTTCAGCAATTCTTTTGGCTTTTCTAATGAGGAG CTTTAA
- the LOC130825377 gene encoding uncharacterized protein LOC130825377 isoform X2: protein MSDSERSYDEVRDSMWENEASDDEAGKTLSDNGSPGDEPLSKKPKLASDLNEVTIDEHLEAIEEAALKELILDTCGNFLVGCKELPGQLYDSLIEGLTTLVYLLYAKEDLYRMGSSRMVIDQQNKFWEELAPIGEKNESVFEFCKWIFYKKVDPERYSLLTEHDLGTMVSRYSSLSYKKPYTYYRVEENMKSTIDDDILKAIRKVKLCPRLSVDQYTYVLIEMFTDRDMKCQEFLIAKAVEIIDIETLYSLDAHSLSFIIEWPDSKRSPHEEFDSLLKFHLFNITLWRKRMVKENVDDATFPFTYLLVHWNNIMPLRGHFDYFIEVAELRRKAEGTRFINRDHFMWAFRERGYELPSMFMDIAASRNADDKADQPPYHIYLTAVALSKAGQEPLQFEHLAFAVVFSNSFGFSNEEVNVLIGRYDLVNLLLRFSYMCACALFLKGISSVICSSCYMSVSNIFIVILR, encoded by the exons ATGTCAGACAGCGAAAGATCATACGATGAAGTTCGGGACAGCATGTGGGAAAACGAAGCTTCAGATGATGAAGCTGGGAAGACGTTGTCGGACAACGGAAGTCCAGGCGATGAACCTTTGTCGAAGAAGCCAAAACTTGCT AGCGACCTTAATGAAGTCACTATTGATGAGCATTTGGAAGCAATTGAGGAAGCTGCTTTAAAAGAGTTAATCTTGGATACTTGCGGAAATTTTCTGGTTGGTTGCAAGGAATTACCTGGTCAACTTTATGATAGTCTGATTGAAGGACTTACCACTCTTGTTTACCTGTTGTATGCCAAG GAGGATTTATACCGGATGGGAAGTTCTCGCATGGTTATTGATCAACAAAACAAGTTTTGGGAAGAACTTGCACCTATAGGAGAgaag aATGAATCAGTTTTTGAGTTTTGCAAGTGGATTTTCTATAAAAAGGTTGACCCGGAAAGATACTCTTTGTTGACCGAACATGATCTTGGCACAATGGTTTCG CGTTATAGCAGTCTCTCATATAAGAAGCCTTATACG TATTATCGCGTCGAGGAAAATATGAAG AGTACTATTGATGATGACATTCTGAAAGCAATCAGAAAAGTAAAGCTTTGTCCAAGATTATCG GTTGATCAATATACATATGTACTGATAGAGATGTTTACGGATCGTGATATGAAATGTCAAGAGTTTTTGATCGCCAAAGCTGTGGAGATAATTGATATTGAAACCTTGTACAGCTTAGATGCTCATTCACTGTCTTTTATTATTGAGTGGCCAGACTCAAAGAGGTCTCCCCATGAAGAGTTTGACAGCCTTCTTAAATTTCACTTATTCAACATTACTCTATGGAGAAAAAGAATG GTCAAAGAAAATGTGGATGATGCGACTTTTccttttacttatttattgGTGCATTGGAACAACATAATGCCTCTGCGCGGGCATTTTGATTACTTTATTGAAGTTGCTGAACTTCGTCGTAAGGCTGAAGGGACTCGTTTTATCAACAGGGATCATTTCATGTGGGCCTTTCGTGAGAGAGGATATG AGCTCCCTAGTATGTTTATGGATATTGCAGCCTCTAGAAATGCTGATGATAAAGCTGATCAACCTCCTTATCACATATATTTGACTGCAGTTGCGTTGTCAAAGGCTG GTCAAGAGCCCCTTCAATTTGAACATCTTGCCTTTGCGGTGGTTTTCAGCAATTCTTTTGGCTTTTCTAATGAGGAGGTAAATGTCTTAATTGGTCGCTATGACCTGGTAAATCTGCTTCTGAGGTTTTCATATATGTGTGCGTGTGCTTTATTTTTGAAGGGAATTTCCAGTGTTATTTGCAGCTCTTGTTACATGTCAGTTTCTAAtattttcattgttattttAAGGTGA
- the LOC130825377 gene encoding uncharacterized protein LOC130825377 isoform X1, whose translation MVMSDSERSYDEVRDSMWENEASDDEAGKTLSDNGSPGDEPLSKKPKLASDLNEVTIDEHLEAIEEAALKELILDTCGNFLVGCKELPGQLYDSLIEGLTTLVYLLYAKEDLYRMGSSRMVIDQQNKFWEELAPIGEKNESVFEFCKWIFYKKVDPERYSLLTEHDLGTMVSRYSSLSYKKPYTYYRVEENMKSTIDDDILKAIRKVKLCPRLSVDQYTYVLIEMFTDRDMKCQEFLIAKAVEIIDIETLYSLDAHSLSFIIEWPDSKRSPHEEFDSLLKFHLFNITLWRKRMVKENVDDATFPFTYLLVHWNNIMPLRGHFDYFIEVAELRRKAEGTRFINRDHFMWAFRERGYELPSMFMDIAASRNADDKADQPPYHIYLTAVALSKAGQEPLQFEHLAFAVVFSNSFGFSNEEVNVLIGRYDLVNLLLRFSYMCACALFLKGISSVICSSCYMSVSNIFIVILR comes from the exons ATG GTGATGTCAGACAGCGAAAGATCATACGATGAAGTTCGGGACAGCATGTGGGAAAACGAAGCTTCAGATGATGAAGCTGGGAAGACGTTGTCGGACAACGGAAGTCCAGGCGATGAACCTTTGTCGAAGAAGCCAAAACTTGCT AGCGACCTTAATGAAGTCACTATTGATGAGCATTTGGAAGCAATTGAGGAAGCTGCTTTAAAAGAGTTAATCTTGGATACTTGCGGAAATTTTCTGGTTGGTTGCAAGGAATTACCTGGTCAACTTTATGATAGTCTGATTGAAGGACTTACCACTCTTGTTTACCTGTTGTATGCCAAG GAGGATTTATACCGGATGGGAAGTTCTCGCATGGTTATTGATCAACAAAACAAGTTTTGGGAAGAACTTGCACCTATAGGAGAgaag aATGAATCAGTTTTTGAGTTTTGCAAGTGGATTTTCTATAAAAAGGTTGACCCGGAAAGATACTCTTTGTTGACCGAACATGATCTTGGCACAATGGTTTCG CGTTATAGCAGTCTCTCATATAAGAAGCCTTATACG TATTATCGCGTCGAGGAAAATATGAAG AGTACTATTGATGATGACATTCTGAAAGCAATCAGAAAAGTAAAGCTTTGTCCAAGATTATCG GTTGATCAATATACATATGTACTGATAGAGATGTTTACGGATCGTGATATGAAATGTCAAGAGTTTTTGATCGCCAAAGCTGTGGAGATAATTGATATTGAAACCTTGTACAGCTTAGATGCTCATTCACTGTCTTTTATTATTGAGTGGCCAGACTCAAAGAGGTCTCCCCATGAAGAGTTTGACAGCCTTCTTAAATTTCACTTATTCAACATTACTCTATGGAGAAAAAGAATG GTCAAAGAAAATGTGGATGATGCGACTTTTccttttacttatttattgGTGCATTGGAACAACATAATGCCTCTGCGCGGGCATTTTGATTACTTTATTGAAGTTGCTGAACTTCGTCGTAAGGCTGAAGGGACTCGTTTTATCAACAGGGATCATTTCATGTGGGCCTTTCGTGAGAGAGGATATG AGCTCCCTAGTATGTTTATGGATATTGCAGCCTCTAGAAATGCTGATGATAAAGCTGATCAACCTCCTTATCACATATATTTGACTGCAGTTGCGTTGTCAAAGGCTG GTCAAGAGCCCCTTCAATTTGAACATCTTGCCTTTGCGGTGGTTTTCAGCAATTCTTTTGGCTTTTCTAATGAGGAGGTAAATGTCTTAATTGGTCGCTATGACCTGGTAAATCTGCTTCTGAGGTTTTCATATATGTGTGCGTGTGCTTTATTTTTGAAGGGAATTTCCAGTGTTATTTGCAGCTCTTGTTACATGTCAGTTTCTAAtattttcattgttattttAAGGTGA